One Silene latifolia isolate original U9 population chromosome 4, ASM4854445v1, whole genome shotgun sequence DNA segment encodes these proteins:
- the LOC141652846 gene encoding phenylacetaldehyde reductase-like: protein MAPVLDGEEKRVCVTGASGYIATWIVKLLLDRGYVVHATVRSLDDPRKTEHLRGLDGAKERLHLFKANLLEEGSFDSNFVDGSLWCIPHRFSLFSWKRRQTRTDLIDPALKGTLNVLSSCAKAPSVKRVIFTSSTAAVMLTGRPVSPETVIDETWFSTPEHCKGFVGEEYVLSKTLAETAAWKFAKENGIDMVSINPALVIGPMLQPVINWSSDVLFNIVNGKSETYLNATFGWVHVKDVAEAHIKAFEIPSANGRYILCETVAHFSQVVDILKELYPNLKLPHKCVDDQPFQPTYQLSKDKVIRSLGLEYIPLRVALQEAVNFLIEKKLINV from the exons ATGGCGCCAGTTTTAGATGGAGAAGAGAAAAGAGTGTGTGTGACCGGTGCTTCAGGTTACATTGCAACTTGGATTGTCAAGCTATTGCTCGATCGAGGCTATGTTGTTCATGCTACTGTTCGATCCCTCG ATGATCCAAGAAAAACGGAGCACTTGCGTGGATTGGACGGAGCGAAGGAAAGGCTTCACTTGTTTAAAGCCAACCTTTTGGAAGAAGGCTCCTTTGATtcaaattttgttgatggatctttGTGGTGTATTCCACATCGCTTCTCCCTGTTCTCATGGAAACGCCGCCAAACCCGCA CGGATTTGATTGATCCAGCTTTGAAGGGAACACTGAATGTTCTTTCCTCGTGTGCAAAAGCTCCATCTGTCAAACGAGTCATTTTCACATCATCTACTGCAGCAGTTATGCTAACTGGTAGACCTGTATCCCCTGAAACAGTTATCGATGAAACTTGGTTTTCGACTCCTGAACACTGCAAGGGATTTGTAGGG GAGGAGTATGTGCTCTCGAAGACCTTGGCTGAGACTGCTGCTTGGAAATTCGCCAAGGAGAATGGCATTGACATGGTCTCCATCAATCCTGCACTTGTCATCGGACCAATGTTACAGCCCGTCATCAATTGGTCAAGCGATGTTTTGTTTAATATAGTCAATG GGAAATCAGAAACTTACCTAAATGCAACATTTGGATGGGTTCATGTCAAAGATGTTGCAGAAGCACACATTAAAGCCTTTGAGATTCCATCAGCTAATGGAAGATACATTTTGTGCGAAACAGTGGCGCATTTTTCACAAGTTGTCGATATCTTGAAAGAACTCTACCCAAATCTCAAACTCCCTCACAA ATGCGTGGATGATCAACCGTTTCAGCCAACATATCAACTTTCCAAGGACAAAGTTATAAGGAGCCTTGGCCTTGAGTACATTCCTCTAAGAGTGGCTCTACAAGAAGCAGTGAACTTCTTGATCGAGAAGAAGCTTATTAATGTGTAA